Within the Girardinichthys multiradiatus isolate DD_20200921_A chromosome 12, DD_fGirMul_XY1, whole genome shotgun sequence genome, the region AACAGCATGACCCTCCGGAGACTAAATGTAGCCGCCAGCCTGACCTTCTGAGTCAGGAATGGGAATGGCTCTACAATAACGTCCCCTTCGGCAGGAGAAGGAAACATCCAGTGTGACAGCAAGCAGAATCAAGCTGTCTTCTGGAACCTTGTAGGCTAGGCGGACATGGAAATCCTCTGCTGTGGGTCCATGAAGCAAggaaggagcagcagcaggcAGACGGGAAACGCAATCCAGATCCACCGAAGCAGGAAACATTAAGGCGGTAGATGGAGAGAGGAGGTATACCGCCGCTGACCAGATCCAGGTGGTGGAACAGCTAGTCTAGATGCAGCAAACCTTCTGGAACCCCAGAAGGTCTGCTGgatctcctccagcagcagtggagaagCAGTGCAGAAGTCTGCTAGCTGGCTGCAAAATGTCTTAGCTGTTTATCAAATGATTTGAACTAAATTCCATAACCACACCAAGGCAAACTAAAGATTGAGTTAGCGGTTAAATTAAATGGAAAGCAATAGAAATGGTTTGAATTAGGGTTTGGACCGAAGGATTAGTATTCTACTTGTCTTTTAGGTTAGGaatttttacaaagtaaacaatGTTGAATGTAGGAAATGTAATTGTGATGTCTCACTCTTATTTTCAAGTTTATAAACATGCACAATTCACTTTTTACAGTAATCAgacttaattttatttgtatccTTTTTGATGACAGCTCTcatcaacagttttttttagtaGGTAAGTAAGTTTTTTAATAAGTaattaagcatttttatttgcttgtttGAGGCAGGAAGACATCTTTTGTTTTGTCCCTCACAGTTTTTAGGAAGGTCATGATGCCAGAGCCACCGGTGCCTCTCTCTTCCTGTGATGTGGGGGCTGTGCTGACTATTTCCCCCTCCGAGTCCTGGCTGTTCTTGTGCAGTTGTCGAGCTCGGGCAGCAGGGACAGTGATGAAGCGGCTCACAACATTGATATGGTAGCTGCGAAAGGCCAACAATTTTGACACGCAGACATCAAAGACCTTGTTTAGGTAATCATTGGCCTGCTGCTGGACAAAATCCCTCAGCGATGGTTGCACAGATATATCCTGGATCAGTTTCCTGTGGGCAGGTGGCATATAGCTCCTCATGCAAGTTAGAAAGGCACCTGAAATAATGACAAGATCATCGCAGTACATTTCCGTTTCTAAACCTTTAATGTTGTCATTTTATGTTCAAATGTTAAGTTGTCTTACGACTTTTGTCTTCATGTTTGACTCCTAGTAGTTCATCAAAGCATTGCAACACACTACTTTGTGCAGCAGTTGTTCCAGAATATTCAATCGGTTCAGTCTGGACACCTTCATAAACAAGCCCCTTTGGTATAGAGGGGTTGTCCTTCCACCTGAGAATGTACATACTAATTTATAacttacaatgccttgcaaatgtatttatacttGTCTGACCTTTTAACAATTTGTCAGGTTACAAACACAATTTTTGATGTATTTCAGTTGAATTTTACCTGACAGACCGGCACAGAGTAGCAAATAAACGGGATACGGACAGATAaatatacatggttttcaaacttaTTTATAAATAACAATTCAAAAAGGGTAGTGTGCACTATATTAGGGCATCACAATTGTTAAACATGGTtatggcagaatcatgctgtggagatggctttgttcagcagggacagggaaactgtTCAGAGTGGAATggcagatggatggagggaaatgCCAGGcaatccttgaagaaaacctCTTGGAGGCTCCAAAACACTTAAGACTGAATTGGAGGTCCACCTCTCAGCAGaagattgaaaagaaaaatataaatttccAATGGGATGGTTCTAGAAACCTATccttttgttagaatggcccagtcaaagtccagacctaaatctaactggGAATCTATGGCAAGATTTGATTATTGCCGttgtaaaacaaatccaatctcactgagcttgagatcatttgcaaaaaagaatgtgCTAAAGTTTTGGTCTTctgatgtgtaaagctggtgaAGACATACCTCCAAAGACTCAAAGCtctaattgcagtgaaaggtgggtTTACTAAGTAATAACTaacagggctgaatacaaaagcacattacacaaacaaaaaagaaaaccatgtatcattttccttttacttcccAATTCCGCACTAATATACAggtacattttaaagaattagAATAACATAAAAAAGGTCCTATATCTTTTCTCACTCATTTCACAAAGTGAAACTCACTTATTATGTAGATCGAAGATGAttgtggcttacagataataaaaaccccaaaactcatggtgtcacatCCTAATCAGCTGATTAActcaaacacctgcaaaggttttgtGAGctaaaatccattcaagaatctgggggagcttcacaaggagggtaCTGAGGCTGGGGTCAGTGTATCAAGAACCACTGCGTGCAGatgaatcctacacatgggcttCAAGcgtctaaagagaaaaataactagACTGTTACTCAGTGCCCCAAAGAACTCATTTGAGATTCAAAGAAGGTTTGCATTTTGcttggaaatcaaggttccaCAGATTGGTGGAGAAGTGGAGAGGCCCAGAATCCACAGtacttgaagtccagtgtgaagtttccacagtcagtgatgatttggggtgccatggtATCTGCTCGTTTTGGTCCATTCTGTTTTctaaagtccacagtcaacgcagCCATGCGGGAAATATAGCATATAatacttcatgcttccttctgcatTTTTTAAAGATGTACCTGTATTATTATGTATCGCagaaaaatcctaataaaataaattaatgtttgcGGTTATAATGTGAGATAATGTAAAAGATGTAAGGGGGTATTCAACTGCTtgtaacacataaaaacatgtttgaaatgtCAATAAAAGGTTGTAGAGTGAGGGGAATtacaaataatgcaaataaaattaagacGTCTGTACCCAGACAGGTAGATCCTCATATCGCCGTAGAAGACTGAAGGGTCCACATACACTGAGGGAAAATAACATTCATCACAGCCTTCATTAAGgtcaatttttattattttcattatacATCAGAGTCTCACCGTGCATCAGTTTAAGTGCATCATTCATGTCCTGTATAGACTGGCTGATGTTCTCCAGTGCTTTGGCCACAGCTTCCATGTGACCACACCTGACACCATTGATGACCGTGGGAATGCTCTGTAATACAGTTGCACAATAGCTTTGTCTGAAATGTCATCAGtttctaataatgtttagagGTCATTTTCACAGTCTTCAGTCAGTCAACCAATTACAACAGTGTTTTTCACATTATTGGAAGTAAAGTATTTGTTATACATCTTCACCCTTATTGCCGGGACTGCTGCAAGCTCCACCAGCAGAGTGACCAAGAAAAAACCTTTGACACTGTCACCACCTGGGATTCTGACCAGCACCTCCAGGTTCCTGTGTCATACAagtaaagcaaagagaaaagtaaaaataaaaatattcctgTGGAGCACGAGAAGATGAAAACTAATACTCACTCCATATCAAAAGGTCTGGCATGTGAGATCAGAAGATGGGCATGAAAAAGAAGCAGGATATGTTTTAGCATTTCATTTATGTAGGATGCAATTAAAAATATCTGCAGGACATTTTGTCCTTTACCCCTCTGGATCTTTTCTCTTCCAGTTAGCTAATACTGCATCTGCATGGGTGAGAATTGGGGGAAGCCCTAAGCACTGTGACACCTCCCAGTAAGGAACAGCAAGGTTCCTTGGcagcatctttaaaaaaagattattaaaaAAGATATCATACACAAACTGATCACAGAAGTGAAAGAGGAAAAGGCAAACTGTATCACCTCAACAGTATTGTTTTCACCTTCCTGCCACACATAGCCCATGGTAATCATGCTAAGGACCAGGTGGGCAAGCCGTAACTCTCTGTGGTCTTTGAGGAACCTGGTGCTCAGCAAAGGCATCTGGACAAGCATAACAGCTCTGAGCAATCTCACAATAATCAGCTGTGAACTCTGCTGGTGGGTTTATTGTCACCTTTTACCTTGTTAACATGAGACCGCAGCTCATTACTGTGCAAAAGCTCTGGCAAACGCAGGGCAATATCCATCCATGGCTGGTAATAAGAAGGAAGATTTTCCTGCAAATGGGAAGTTTCACCATTGggacaaatgaaaagaaatatcAATCAAAATGGTAAACCCACAATGACAAATGTGTggaagttttaaaataatggaaaactttgacatctttaatttttaaattttattgccGTTTCACTGCAAGCAAAGTGAATCTGAGAATGTGAGAAATGGGGTATTGAACATGTGGGCTGTTTCTTGGAAGAAAGGTCTATTCAAAAAAATACTAACGAGCAAAATGCATTTATGCTCATCTATATTAGTCAGTTTCAGTTATGTCCTGTTTGGCTTATGtgcatgaaaataaatctgtacaAGTGACAGTTTCTGATTTGCAGTTCTGTTCTGAAATGCATTAAGACCTAGAATTTCACTCAGACTTTCTGGATAATGATAAAAAGGCAGATATCAGAGGAGCTATTCCACCTACCAGAGGGTCTGGAAGCACAAAGCCCAGTTTCTCTGAAACATAGTAGGAGTCCAGTGAGAAAGGAGCCTCACGCTCTGTCTTAGCCGAAGTCATAGAGAAGATAAGACAGGAATGAGCTCTGAATGGCTGAATGGTGAAGAAGACTCCAACTTGACTGGACTCTGGCACAAGCTGTTATGTACAGTTACTGCTTACACAACAGTTATCTCTGACATGTACTGTTCCAAGTAAAGTTTAGCAAATCAATAGCTGACTTCATTTTGTGAATTACTTAATAAAACTCTTCCTTAAACATCCAATACTGAGACATtaaaatcaaattcaaaatcaataccaataataataaaaagataacaaagaagaagagaagaagaagaatttaGCAgattaaatacttttaaaattgtttgattGAACTGAAATTCTAAAAtggtattttgcaaagaaggcgAGTTTATTAGatgaatatttaaagaaagaataataaataactagaaaatttcggaagaaatttagacggggcctgcctcttggtgcgtgcttctgggaccggagcttgatatttttattgaaattcattGTTTATGCTATTTTCTATGCTATTATctgcttaaaatattactagtaactctggaagactgaggcttttattatgaaattttcagtaagccttattttaaatgagcaacactgggtgagctccaacattattgtgaagcccagtcctgaaatgatctattgtttaatatgcaaaggcttttattttgtagagcatgttttgtcttattttgaaagtccagcatggttgtactttcaggtctggcgTAGTTCCACTAGTTATATAGAAGCTGGTTGCTATTCTAAATTCAttatgtatgctattatcagcttaaaatattactactaactctggaagactgaggcttttattttgaaattttcagtaagccttattttaaatgggcaacactgggtgagttccaacattagtgtgaagcccagtcctgaaatgatctattgtttaaaatgcaaaggcttttattttgtagagcatgttttgtcttattttgaaagtccagcatggttgtcccttcaggtctgggttagttccattagttaaatagaacccgcttgctatttaaaaatcattttctatgcacttgtcagctcacaaaatccatagtaactatggaaggtgtgggcttttattttggaagtttcagtaagcctgtttcaatggaccagcatagtcccattcccatcactgggggagctccaacagtagtgtgaagcccactcctgcaatcatctattgtttaaaggcttttattttgtagagcatgttttgtcttattttgaaaatcaagcatgatTGTCCTTTCacgtctgggttatttctattagttatatagaacatgcttgctattctaaaaccattgtgtatgttattataagctttaaataatcattagtaagcatggagggttgatgaaagaaattgccctttagggtcaatcactgttgtctgggtgttggaacagcagtacatgctgtttaagtaccccacacaacatggccgccatgtagttgcctcctatgaagatggtcgaagggttaggggtcaggtcaggtttaagccatagaaatgaatgaaaatcaatgaaagtcaatgcaaagtcctcagaaagatagtaatccatgcatgcgtgtgtgggtgtgtgtgtgtgtgtatgtgtgtgtgtgtgtgtgtgtgtgtgtgtgtgtgtgtgtgtgtatgggtgtgtgtcccagtgtgagacacagagcggcagaaagaaagacagaatcacatccagacatatacagtaggagatacacagagctataaatagaacagtgaggaatgaatcagccaatcagcaaagagcgtcagtgtaacttgacacctgctgtttctcactcacgcagcacctctctctctgtctcccctggtctaggctttataacatggaggcgcatgctcccgaacgactggccataactcggaaaccgtaggggcgatcgatgtcattcttggaccgtttttatcagaacggacaggggaacattaatattcatcctttattagtgaaaatataataataaagacacaacactgggtgaaaagagagggaaaatggcgaaaaagacaaaaacgcctgaacatgctcccgagcaaagtctaatatctcggaaactgtacatggtatttgaataaTTGTTAAACTGTGGGTGAAAGccatccctcgtccccaatcatggaaattttcatagctctatgtcatttacagtataaaataggaggatggaaagacatggtgtcactcatggattactggtcaaactgtcattgaaaatacatgggagaaggcctacagaaatctgctgactcttggcgatcgagggggttttgacagaaaactatgagacctagaacaatgttgaagttattgtgtgaaagcagaggcccagccctacaaactgactgaaaattgtgactttagagcaaaatctgtggccgtgagtgccagttaaaaataattttttcctgaaaaaatcccCTTTGTATGCTGTAGTTAAACTGCCATCTGCAGAGTGCAATTTTCTTgcaaactttgtgttgcttgGAGTGTAactttagagaaaccgtagcagttatcaacaaaccgttttcacttccgAAAAGCCGGtggatttttctacaaactgaaagtcaaactgtgtttctaggcgaaagtatggcgatacagtagagcctgaaaaacagtgaattttgaggattcctccgcccctgactccattcattcctatggggattttgggtgggtggtttttcgttaattacgtcgccacggtaactcgaaacgccaataaaagtaatagcacacctcccgggaccgagccggacattttgatgtatatactggtccttctcaaaatattagcatattgtgataaagttcattattttccataatgtcatgatgaaaattttacattcatatattttagattcattgcacactaactgaaatatttcaggtcttttattgtcttaatacggatgattttggcatacagctcatgaaaacccaaaattcctatctcacaaaattagcatatcattaaaagggtctctaaacgagctatgaacctaatcatctgaatcaacgagttaactctaaacacctgcaaaagattcctgaggcctttaaaactcccagcctggttcatcactcaaaaccccaatcatgggtaagactgccgacctgactgctgtccagaaggccactattgacaccctcaagcaagagggtaagacacagaaagaaatttctgaacgaataggctgttagagaatttaagtgcacccttccatcaaacattttgacaggtgggcgggacttccggtgagggcgggacttccggtggggggcatatgggcgccatgtggttgccatgtgggcagggggggtgtgtccaaggggcgtaacagtggatgttgattggttgtcgtcattaggggcgataccttaaatgagtcaattaaaacacaggggtgtgtttaagggtgttacggggaaggccttaaatgagccaattaaaacacacaggggtgtgtttaagggtgttattaataatctgtatgtttttttcaggcgttaatacatctaaaaaacaaaacaacaaaaaaaagacatgcatccttttatatttttaaaggtataatcaacttaatgttgacctatcacatgaaatcctaataaaggaactgtgtaacctgacagaattgtaagttaatttttgctttacagcaggacctatttgttgaatatatgagccagtctaaatccgttcaaaatagaaaagacctaaaaaagtaaataaaaaaaaattgtgcttcactacatcgatggaacgagaaaaaccttcagcttcagcgtcaacatactggaaaagcagctgaaaataggtaagacgaatatcagattaacagaaaaaaaaagaacatcagtatactgtttccaagttacaaattgactagcaatgatgtgtttgtttttgaatcatgagagactccattttaggaaaaaggaatgataatttaagttacctgtagcttttctaaaaaacatttttactttttcatcttagagttacagggggtt harbors:
- the LOC124877910 gene encoding indoleamine 2,3-dioxygenase 2-like; the encoded protein is MTSAKTEREAPFSLDSYYVSEKLGFVLPDPLENLPSYYQPWMDIALRLPELLHSNELRSHVNKMPLLSTRFLKDHRELRLAHLVLSMITMGYVWQEGENNTVEMLPRNLAVPYWEVSQCLGLPPILTHADAVLANWKRKDPEGPFDMENLEVLVRIPGGDSVKGFFLVTLLVELAAVPAIRSIPTVINGVRCGHMEAVAKALENISQSIQDMNDALKLMHVYVDPSVFYGDMRIYLSGWKDNPSIPKGLVYEGVQTEPIEYSGTTAAQSSVLQCFDELLGVKHEDKSRAFLTCMRSYMPPAHRKLIQDISVQPSLRDFVQQQANDYLNKVFDVCVSKLLAFRSYHINVVSRFITVPAARARQLHKNSQDSEGEIVSTAPTSQEERGTGGSGIMTFLKTVRDKTKDVFLPQTSK